CGACCGCAGTGCCGCGCGGGCGAGCCTGGCCCAGAGGGACGGCATCTGCAGGCGCCCGGGCGGAGCTCCCTCCACGTCGAGCGTCACGAGTGCGAATCCCCGGGTCGAGAGAATCTGCTCGGCACACCGCAAACCCTCTCGCCAGGAGGGAGGCCGAACCCAGAGAAGAGTGGCGAGCTCGATCCCCGCGCGCACGGCGCTCGGCGGGTCGAAGGCGTGGGGGAAGTCGAGAAGAGCGGCGAACTCCCCCCGCCCCGTTACTTCGGCCAGCACCGCGTAGAGAAAAGAAGTGCGGCCAGGACCCACGATCTCCCAGACCCGCCCGCGAAGGATCCCGCCCTCGAGAAGCTCCGCGAGAGGAGCCGAGAGGGGCAGAAAAGGCGGGGGCTCCGGGATAGCCCCCCACCGAACCGTGCCCGGGAGCTCGAGCTCGCGGAGGATCGCTCGTCGAGAAGGGACCTCGAGGGTTCGTCGTGCGGTCCCACCGGACGGCAGGGGGAGATCGAGCCTCTCGACGGGAAGCGAGGTCCTGGGATGCACGGAGCGGATTTTCGCCTTATTTTCGCCAGAGAGTCAACCCCCCTTGTCTGCCCCACCGTCGAGCTCGAGGAGGCGGCCCCGGGGGTGACGGGCCAGGGGCCGCACCGAGAATATTCGTCTCGAGTGCCCTCGAAGAGGCAGCCCCGGGGTGACGGACCACGCTCGCCCCGGGCCTCGGCGGTGATCCGCACCGACCACCCGGTAGGTTACCCTTACAGGCCGCGAGCAGTCGCCGGGGCGGGGGTCACAGGCGGGCTCCCGCGGCTCCCGACCGGGACCTGGCCTGCCGACGCCCGTGCTGCAGGAGGACCCCCCGCAGGCGTTTGCAGTCACCGGCGGCGTTCGTCTTCTTCCTGCGTGCTTGGAGGGCTTATCGCGGCGGGCAGGCCACGGTCGGCTGCCACGAGCGGGCAACCCGCCCGCGGCCCAAGAATGCCGCTACGGTAATGGAAATCTGAAGGTACGAAAGACCGCCTTGAAGGTGCGCACCGTGCCGGCGGCGTTGGCTCCGTTTCTCCGTAGGTGCACGCCGGTGAACGTCTGCCCGAAGCAGATTCCGGCCTCGGAGTCGATCACCTGAACCGTCATGTTCACCAGCGTGGGCACCGGCACCGCGGGGTCGGGGAGGTTCACCCCTTTGCCGACGACGGAGACCTTGGTTTGCTTCGGTCTTCCCGCAGGGCCGGCAAGCACCGCGACCAGTTCGAGGCCGTCGTTGGCCCGCGTCCTGTCCCGGTACCTGTAGCCCTTGTCGCCCACCGCAGCCCAGTTCGCGCCTGCCGGAGCCCGGAGCTCGGCAATCAGCGCCTGGCCCTCCCACACGCAGGACTGCGTAAGCCGCCGTCGACGTCGGCTTGCCCAGCTCCGCCCCCACGCGCCGTGGCGTGCCCCGGACGAGCCGGAGTCTGAAGACGTCCCTCCTGTCGTTGTTCGCGTCCCTGATCAGGATCGCCGCCTTCGTCGGCGCATCGCAGCCCGCAAGCGGTGCCGAGGGGCAAGCCGGCCCCCCCAAGAAGGGTTCGTCGAACACGTACGCCGAGCCGCGCTGCCCGTCGTAGCCGTGTGCACCCACCGCTACCTTTCCCCCGGCGATTGCAACCGAGCCACCGAACCAGGCGTCCGGCGCGGCGTCGGGAGCCATGAGCTTGGCGGTCTCGTTCAGCGTGCCCGCCCAGCCCGTACCGGGCTCGACGAAGAGGTACGCGGAACCCTGGTTTTTCTGCCCGCCGATGTCGTCGTTGACAGCGCCTACCACCACCGTGTCCCCACTGATCGCCACGGAGTCGCCGAAGTTGTCGAACGCAGCACGGTCCGAGGCGGTAAGCTTGGCCGTCTCGGTCATGTCCGCCCAGCCCGTCCCCGGCTTCACGAAGACATACGCAGAACCCTGATTGAACTTCGCGCCGATGTCGTCAAAGGGCGCCCCTACCACCACCGTGTCCCCGGCGATTCCCACGGAGGCTCCGAACACGTCGAATTCCTGGCCGTCGGAGGCGGTGAGCTTGGCCGTCTCCGTCATATCCGCCCAGCCGGTCCCGGGCTTCACGAACACGTACGCCGAGCCGCGGAAGCTGTCGTCGCCGTACGCACCGACCACCACCGTGTCCCCGCTGACCGCCGCGGAGTAGCCGAATCCGTCCCCCGTTGCGCCGTCGGAGGCAGTGAGCTTGGCGGTCTCGGTCAGCGTGCCTGCCCACCCCGCGCCGGGCTCGACGAACGAAAACGTATGCCGAGCCCCCACTCTCGTATCCCGGCGCGCCCACCACTACCGTGTCGCTGTCGATCGCCACGGAGAAGCCGCCCACGCCGTCGGAGGCAGTAAGCTTGGCGGTCTCGGTCAGATTGCCCGCCCAGCCCGTGGCGGGCTCGACGAAAACGTACGCCGAGCCTTTGCCCGGCGCGCCCACCACCGCCGTGTCGCCGCTGATCGCCACGGACCTGCCGAACTCGTCACCCGCCGCGCCGTCCGAGGCGGTGAGCTTCGCCGTCTCGGTCATGTCCACCCAGCCCGTGCCGGGTTTGACGAACACGTACGCCGAGCCCTGGTGCGTGTTCGCGCCGATGTCGTCGAAGCGTGCGCCCACCACCATCGTGTCGCCGTCCAACGCCACGGAGTAGCCGAAGAAGTCACCCGCGGCACCGTCGGAAGCGGTGAGCTCGGCCTGCCGCACGAAGGGGTCGATGGTGACGGGGTACTCGGCACCCGCGTCGTCGACCTCGATGGCGAGGGTCGCGCCTGCAAGCTCGAGCCGGGCGGGAAGCTCCTGGCCCTTCGCGTCCCACGCAGCGAGGCCCCGGTAGGCGAGCACGGCGGAGCCGCCCGGGCCACGCAGGACGAGCCCCCGGCCGTCCTCCTTCATCTCCGCGTGCAGCGTACCTGCCTGCTCGATCTCCACCCGCAGCGGCGCCCGCGCGGCCAGGCCCGCCGGACGCTCCGCGACCGTGAAGCCCTGCTCGAGGCCGAGAGGGCCGTTCACGTACCACTCCGTCACCACGCCCCGCCGGTACTCGACGCGGTTCCTGTCGGCCACGGGCATGACGTCGGCACCCCGCACATCCCCATCGGCGATGCCTGCCCACCGGAGCCGCCATGTCTCGCCGCCCGCGTGCAGCTCGACGCCGCCTGCGGCAAAGACCGCACGCACGCCATGCCGCGGGTTCCCGGCCTCCAAGCGCCCGTCCCGGCGCACGCGCACCTGGTACGCCTGGGTATCGCGACCGAGTACACGCGAGATCGCCCCCTGCGCCGCAACCGGCAGGTCTCGAAGCGTGAGCCGCTCCTTCGCAGCCGCTGCACCTCCGTTCTCGCCTGCCTGCGTCGCGGACGCCCCAGGGTCGCCCGCCTGCGGTGCGGACGCGGCAGTCACGCCCGCCTGCAGCGCCGCGCCTACCGGCCCCGGCCCTCCGCCGGCCAGCAAAAGCAGCGCGGCGCAAAAAAGCGCCGCTTCCGCCAATGCCGCCGCACTGCGGCTTTCCCCCCGCCCGACTGACGCTCCTACCGATCTCCCGGCCGTGGAAAGAGGCGCGTTCGCTGCGCCCTCGGAGCCCGAAAAAACCCGCCTTCGGAGTCCGGCTGCCGCCATGGGTGCCCCCCTTTCGGTTTCCCACTGCTCCCTGGGGCCGAGCGCGGGCTTAAAGCCGGCGGAAGACGGAGAAAACGAACTCGTCGAGGGGCGCGCTCTCCGGACCCGAACTCGCCCCCAAGATGGTCTCGAAACGATTCGACTCGTAGTCCGGCCAAGGGCTCCTTGTCAACGGGGGCTCGACAGGAAGTCGAACCGATGCGCAGAACGCAAAGTGGAAACCCGGGGCCTGCGAGCCACTTGGCCACGGTGCCCCTGCTCGCGCCCCGGCGGCCCGCGACGTACCACTCCGTGACGCAGCCGTCGACGAGGGGGGCGGCTCGAGCCGCTCGTACTCGGCGTCGAGATCCTTCACGTCGAGACAGATGTTGCGACGGCACGGATGTCCGTGCGTGCGAAGTCGGCGCCCTTGTACAGCAGCGGAACGTCGAGGACTTTGGCCAGTGCGTAGGAAAAGCAATCCCCGAAGTTCAACCCCGCAGCATGCCGTCCTTTTCCGAACCGGAAGTACGCGTGCCGTGCTACGTGGGCCTGCTGGCCGTCCACGGCAACGAGCTCGATCCCCGCCTTCGAAAGGAACAGGTCCAGGTATCGCAGCCCTTCTGCGCCGTACCTCGCCTCGATGACGATCGAGGTCTCCACGAAAGTCGCGGCAGACATGACGCAACTCGCAGCATTCTCGATCGCCTCGTTGAACACCCGCCGTTCGGGCTCGTTCTGGAAAATCGCCAGGAGCGCCGAAGTGTCGATCACCATCAGCGTGGAAGGCCTCTCTCGTCGTAGCCGATGATGTCGTCCGCCGGCCGTCGATCCCGCACCGGGAGCGCGGCACACTCCAGCGCGATCTCGTCGAGCTCATCGGCCAGACGCCGCTGCGCCCGCTCGCGACGCAGCCGCGCTAACCGCTCCCTCAGGGAGCGAATCACCGCCTCGGTCTTCGTTTCGCCTGCGAGTTTCGCAACCGCCGCCGCCAGTCGCTCCGCCTCTGGATTCCTGATGTTCAACGCCACGGTTTCTCTCCGTATAGATATGTGGCTACACGACTACACGCTCCCCGTCAATCAGCCGTGTCGCGCTTACTGGCAAAGAGCCGTGAGGCTCACGCGCGAACCCGACAAAGCGGACTCCGCGCCGGGAACCGTCGGGACAAAAACGCATCCTGTCGGGCACCCCGGCGAGCCGACACGAAACGGCCGCGGTCGGTGAGGGGAGTGCATATCCCGCGCCTGGCGTGCCGGACAGGCGGCCCGTCGGCTACCCCGAGCCGATCCTCCCTTCGCGTAACGCGATGGGGCTCGTGTCGTCGAGAATCTCCTGAAGCTCGATGACGTTGCCGTCCGGGTCGCGGCCGTAGGTCGTCCGAAGGCCCATCCCGATGTCCTTCGGCGGGCAGTGAAACACCATCCCCGCGGCCTCGAGCCGCTCGTACTCCGCGTCGAGATCCTTCACGTCGAGACAGATGTGCGTGATCCCGTGGTCGCAAACGGGCCGCCGTGGGTCGGACTCGCGCGGCCGCGGAGACTCGTACTCGAAAAGCTCGATCACCGTGTTCCCCGCGCTCAGCATGACGGCACGCGCAGCCGAGTTCTCGAGCCCGGTGATCTCGTCGGCGACCTGCGTACCCTGTTTCCACGCGAACTCGAACACGACGCGAAAGCCCAGGAGATCGCGGTAGAACGCGAGAGCGCGTTCGAGGTTCGGGGTCGAGATGGCCGTGTGGTGCACGCCTCGAATCATCGTCTTGCCCTCCGGCTGTCCTTATGGCGCGGCCCGCGACGGAAAGCCAGGAACGCGCGGCCCACGACACAAGCCAGGACTGCGAGGCTCGCCTCCTTCCCGAACGATGGCTTCCGGAGGAAGGCGCACCGCGCGGGCGGGGAGCACCCCGGCTGCGATGCCTCCGCGAGAAGACGGCCCCCGGGCCGGGAGAGTCGCCAGAGAGAAAGTTCTCGAGCAGGAGCACGACCTGCGCCGGCCTTCGCCCGAGCGGCTTTCAGCCGAAGGCAACCGTTGGACTTCCCCCAGGCGGCGTCGTAAAGGGAAACCCGCCATGTCCGACGAACTCGCTTTTCTCGACGCGACCGCGCAAGCCGACCTCGTCCGGCGCGGCGAAGTGTCGCCGGCCGAGCTCGTCGATCGCGCGATCGAACGAATCGAAAAGCTCGACCCGCAACTGAACGCCGTTATCACGCCGCTTTTCGAAAAGGCGAGAAAGCAGGCGCGCGACCCGAACCTCCCTCGGGGCCCCTTCCGGGGCGTTCCTTTTCTTCTCAAGGATCTCGTTTGCCAGAGTGCCGGAGACCCTTACCACTGCGGCATGAAAGTCCTCAGGGAACGGGGCTGGATCTCCGACCACGACACGTACCTCGCGGCCAGGTTCCGGGCTGCGGGTTTCGTCTTCCTCGGAAAGACGAACGTGCCCGAGCTGGGCCCCATTCCGACGACGGAGCCCGAAGCTTACGGACCGACCCGCAATCCTTGGGACACGGCCCGCTCGCCCCTCGGCTCGAGCGGTGGCTCGGCGGCAGCCGTGGCCTCGGGGATGGTTCCCGTGGCGCACGGAAACGACGGCGGCGGATCGATCCGCATCCCGGCTTCGGCCTGTGGGCTCGTGGGCCTCAAGCCCTCGCGCGGGCGAACGTCGCTCGGCCCCGATCTCGGGGAATCCTGGCACGGGCTGGTCGCCGAGCACGTGCTCGCGCGTTCGGTGCGAGACACCGCCGCGATTCTCGACGCCGTCGCCGGTCCCATGCCCGGAGACCCCTACTTCGCTCCGCCCCCGGCCCGTCCTTTTCTCCTGGAAGTCGAAGCCCAGCCGCGTCCTCTCCGGATCGGATTCTGGACCGAAGCGCCGAATCGCGCGGTCGCCGTGCACCCGGAGTGCAAAAAGGCCGCGGAGTCCGTGGCCACCCTTCTCGGAAGCCTCGGCCACAGGGTCGAAGAAGCCCATCCCCGGGCTCTCGAGGAAGAGGAGTTCCAGCACCACATGGCCACCGTCGTCTGCTGCTGGACGGCGAGGGATCTCGACTACTGGAGCGGTCAGCTCGGGCGGAAGCTCGGCCCCGACGACGTCGAGATTTACACCTGGCTCGTGGCCGAACGCGGAAAGGGAATCCCGGCTTCCGAATACATCGCGAGCACGCAGTGGTTCGAAGCCTACAGCCGGCGTGTGGCCGCGTGGTGGGAGGAGGGGTTCGATGTTCTGCTGACGCCCACGCTCGCCGAACCGCCGCCGCTCCTCGGAGACGTGAAGTCCACGAAAGAAAACCCGGATCGGGGTCTCGTGCGGGGGCTGCCCTTCGTCGTCTTCACGGCGCCCTTCAACGTCACAGGGCAACCGGCGATCTCGCTGCCGCTCCACTGGACGCCCGAGGGTCTACCCGTGGGCGTGCAGTTCGTAGCACCCTACGCCCGGGAGGACCTCCTCCTCGCCATCGCCGGGCAGCTCGAAAAGGCGTGCCCCTGGAAGGACCGGAAGCCCCCGGTCCACGCTTGAGGATCGGGTCGGGACGCATGCCGTCGGTCTTCCTCGTCTCGATCGGCGCAGTGTGGTTCTCCACCGTCGGCTACCTCGTTCTCCTCGCTCTCGTGGCGGCCATTCGACGGCGGAGGGCCCCGGCGGTGCGCAGGGCTCGGCCCGAGCTTCCCGCCGTCGCCGTCGTCGTCCCCACCTGGAACGAGTCGCCCCTCATCTCGAGAAAGCTCGCCAACCTCGCCGCCACCCGCTACCCGAGCGACCGGATACGCGTTCTCGTCGCCGACGGCGGCTCTTCGGACGGGACGGCGGAAATCGTGCGAGGGTACCGATTCTTCGGGAACGAGGTGCCGGTCCTGACGTTCGACGGCGGAGCGCACCAGGCCGCGCAGATTTCCATGGCTCTCGACGCCGTCCCCGAGGAAATCGTCGTCGTCACCGACGCGGATGCGGAGCTCGCCCCCGACTGTCTCGAGAAGCTCGTCCTCCACCTTCTCGAACACCCGAGAACGGCGGTCGTCGGGGCGCTGGTCGAGCCCGAGACGGGGATGCCGGAAGAAGCGGTTTACTGGTGGCTCCGGAATCTCCTCTGGTCGCTCGAGGGGGAAGCTCTGGGGTGCGCGAACGTTTCGGGCGTGTGCTTTGCTGCACGGCGGAGTCGGTTTCGGCCCGGCCCGAGGGCGCACGCGTTCGACATTCGCGTGGCGCTATGCGGAGCCCTCGCCGGCTGGGAGGTCCGTCTTTGCCGAGCCGCCCGGGCCCGGGAACTCCGGGTGCCCCAGGGTCGGCGGGAGTTTCTCCGTTTTCGCGTCCGCCGGGGGACGGGGTTTCTCCGGGAGCTTCTCGACGCTTGGCGGGCCGGAAGCTTGCCCCGCCGGCTGCGTGTCGCCTGTGTCGTCCGTCTCTGGAACCTCCTCCTGACCCCGTTTTTCGTCGCCGCTGCCGCCGTGGCGGGGTCGGCCCTCTTGTCGACACGCCTCTGGTGGGTTCCGCCGGCTACGACCGCCCTCGCTTTCGCCCCCCTTTTTGCCCTGCCTCTTCTCTCCTCGACGCTCCGTCCCTGGGCCCGAAGCCGCCTCCCCATCGCCACGCTCCGGTGTGCGTTCTGGACGTGGCAGTCGCTTCTGCGGATCGCGACCTCCGCGGCGCGAACGGTGCCATCGTGAAAGGACCCGGTCGGACCACTCTCGCCGGGCGCACCCTGGCTCACCTTTTTCGCGAGCTGCATCCCTTCGAGGTGCAGGCAGCGCTCCTGAAGGCGTGCAACTTGCGGTGTTCCTACTGCCGCTGCCCGGAGCTGCGAACCTCGCTTCTCGACACCGCGCAGTGGTTCGAGGTGATCCGCGGCCTTCGCAAGCTCGGCACGTTGCGCATCAAATTCCAGGGAGGCGAGCCGACGCTGCGCGCGGACTTTCGCGAACTCTCGAGGGAAACGAAAAGGCTCGGGATGCGCGCCGCCGTCGTGACCAACGGCATCCCCATCTCACGGGACCCGAGCCTCCTCGACTTCCTCGACGAGGTCGTCGTGAGCCTCGATTCGACCGATGCCGAGCGCAACGACCGCTTCCGTGCACCGGGATCCCATCGGGGGGCGACCCGGACGATCGAGCTCGCCCGCGAGCGCGGGCTTCGAACCGCCGTGAACATGGTCGTCACACGGGAGAACTTCGACGAGGTCCCCTCGATGCTCGAGTTCTGCGAGGCCCGGGGCGTCCTCTTCCATGCGCAGCCCGTGGGCTTCGACCTCTCGTCCTACGACCCGAGCGCCAGGCAGTTCGCGCTCACGGACGAAGAGATCCGCGAGCTCTCGCGCCGACTCGCCGAGTGGAAACGCGAGAGAAGAGGAATACTTTTTTCGGCGCACGCCTACGAACGAGCGAGCCGGTGGGGGGACTTCTCGCAGCAGAACTTGCTGCGAGAAGAGGAGTCGCGCTGCATGGCGGGACGATTCTACGTCCACATCGAGCCGAACGGCGATGTCCATCCCTGCTCGTGCATCCAGGGTTTCCGGCCGAAGAACGTCGTGCGCGACGGTCTCGAAGAAGCCCTGCGGCACGCCCGCCACCACCACTGCGCCGACTGTCCCCACGTCTACCTGAACGAACGAAAGCTACTGTTCTCGTTCCGCCCCGGCGTCGTCTGGAAACAGCTCGCTGGACTCTAGCCCTCACTGGCACGGCGCCCGTGGCCGGGCAGGACGCCCCGTGCTTTCGGCCGACCCTGGCTCGCAAGCGTTCGCGCGGAGCGACCGAGCGGAGGCACACGAAGTTCGTGGCGTCCTCGCGACGGCTCCTGCCATCGACGGCTCCGGTCGAGACGGAACGTGACCCTCCAGACGAAGGCGCCAGGCCGCGTTCATTCTCCCCCACCCTCGGACGCGACGGAGCGCGTCCCTCCGGGTGGGAGGCGTTCGCGCCTGGCAAGGTCGTTCGTCGCCGACGCGGCGGAAAACGCCCGTACGCGGCCTCCGTTTCACGCGTGGGGAATCGGAGGGCCACGCTCTGTCGTGGCCGTGTGCGTGAATCATACCGGCGATCATCGGCGACGTCCGACCGGCCGCCCCCCCGGACGCGACGGAGCGCGTCCCTCCGGGTGGGAGGCGTTCGCGCCTCGCAAGGTCGTTCGTCGCCGACGCGACGGAAAACGCCCCGTACGCGGCCTCCGTTTCGCGCGGGGGAATCGGAGGGCCACGCTCTGTCGTGGCCGTGTGCGTGAATCATACCGGCGATCATCGGCGACGTCCGACCGGCCGCCCCCCCCCGGACGCGACGGAGCGCGTCCCTCCGGGTGGCCGTGGTCGCGATGCCGGGGACGTCGATGGTCGAACACGAACGGCCGCATTCATTACCTCCCACCCCGGACGCGACGGAGCGCGTCCCTCCGGATGCGTCGGTGTCACCCAGGGAACGCCGCGCCGGCGCTTTGCCCCGAATCCGTGCTAGAATGCGCCGTGATGGGAGACCCGACTCCTCGGAAAATCGAGCCCCTTGCCCGGAAGCACGGAATTCTGCTCCTCCTTCGCTTCGGCTCTACGGTCACGGGAAAAACGCACTCTCGAAGCGACGTGGACCTTGCGGTGTTGCTCTCCCGTGTCCCGGACTCCCTCGGCGCTTACACGGAGCTCCTCGAAGACCTCCAGGGCCTCTTCCCGCACCGAGAAGTCGACGTGGCCATCTTGAACCGGGCCGACCCGCTCTTCCTGCGGAAAATCACGGAGGCCTGCGAGCTTCTCTACGGGTCTCCCCGCGAGCTGCAACGCTTCAAAATCTACGCGTTCAAAAGGTACCAGGACTACCGCAGGTACCTCGACATGGAACGCCGTTACGTCGAGCGCGGTCTCGGCCGAGGGACCGACCCGCCATGATGGACCGAGAACTGGTCACGCGGAAGATGGCTCTGATCATGGCCGACTTGCGGGCGCTCGAACGCCTGGCTCACCACACCAAGGAACAATACCTGAAAGACCCGACGGACGAGGTCCTGGCGGAGCGATACCTCGAGCGAATCGTCGGCCGAATGATCGACATCAACTACCACGTAATCACGGAGACCGGACATCCCCCACCGAAAGACTACTTCGACTCCTTCGTCCGACTGGGTCGCATCGGCGTTTTGCCCCCCGAATTCGCGAAACGAATCGCGGCGAGTGCGGGCCTTCGGAATCGCCTGGTCCACGAGTACGACGAAATCGACCCCGAACGGGTCTACGAGGCACTGCAGGCAGCCGTCCGAGACGTACCCACGTACCTCAGGCACGTGGACGAGTTTCTCGAAAAAACCCCCGAGCCGTGAGGGCCACCATCGGACCCGGTGCCGCACGAGCGCTCCGTCGCGTCGGGGGGCGGAGGTTCGTAGAGAGCGCGATTGCACCGGCGACAGAGCGTCGAACTTGCAGGCCGGAGAATCGGACTCGGCTCCTTTCGCCGCGCGCCGCGCGGGATGACCGCGGGCGACGTTTTCGATGCACTGCAGTACCCCCGGGGCGACCGCCGGGCAGTCGCCAGGGCCACGGCGCATAACGGGTGGCCCGCCGCGTCGCCGAAGAGGAACTCCTGGCCAGCGGAAGGGTCGCGGGTTAGTATGGGGCCATGCCAACCAGCGGTCTCCATTCCTCTCTCCCGTCCGTCCTGGAAAACCACCGGAAGAAACTCGAGGCGACGGCCCGCTCGATCGACGAACGCTTCGAGGAAATCCAGCGCCATGCCCGCCGCGTCTCCCCCCGCCGCTTCCGGCAGTTCCTTTCGCGGCTTCGCCTGGCTGCGGAGTTGCTGCTCGACTTAAAGCGCGGGGAGTACCGAAAGCTCCCCTGGGCTACGGCGAGCGCTCTCGGTCTGGCTCTCGCCTACTTTCTCCTTCCAGCCGACTTCATCCCCGACTTCGTGCCCTTCTCGGGCTTCGTCGACGACGCTCTGGTCCTCGGGCTCGTCTTCGCCGGTGCCGAAGCCGACCTGAGAGCTTACTGCCGGCACCGCGGACTCGACGAAAGCGAGTACTTCTAGCGGGCTGGTCGCGACGAGCACCTTTTTGCGTGTGACGGGGGAACACCCGCTCCGGTGTCGAGAGCGGTGTCAACATCCCGGCGGGCTACGGGCAGGTCCCGAATGCCGGGATACGAAAGCACGTGTTCGTCGGACTTCGATTTGCCCGAAAGACGCGGCCCGCGTTAAGGAGTCGAACGATGGGGGTTTTTCGCGTCGCCTGTGAGATCGTCAATCCCCGGCAACCGCGCCGGACCGTCCGGATTCCGGCGGCGCTGGTCGACTCCGGGTCGGAATTTACGTGGATTCCAGCCGAGGCACTCGCGCGTATCGGCATCCCCGTGGCGAAAAAAGACCAGGCTTTCGTTCTCGCCAACGGGCAAGTGGTGACCCGTCCCGTGGGCTATGCGATCATTCGGGCGGCCGGGTTCGAGACCGTGGACGAAGTCGTTTTCGCCGAGCCCGGAGACTTGACGCTCCTGGGAGCGCGGACACTGGACGGCTTCGGAGCCAGGGTGGATGCGCACAAGAGGCGGCTCGTCGCTTCGGGGCCACACCTGGCCGCCGGTCCGCACCGGGAATAGAGGGACAAGGCGGCACTCGACAACCCGGGACGGGCACCGGTCGGGCTCACCTCCGGTCCCGCGGTACGCCGAGAGGGACCGTCGCTTACGACGAGCACACGCAGGTCGCCCCCCGGTCCGCACCTGCGCCGCCAGGGGCGGCCCGTGAGGTTCTGCGTCCCCTCAATCGTCCCCCTCGAGATAGTCGGCGAGCAGGCCGCGGCTGTGCTCGTCCTCGTGGCAGTAGACGCAGAGGTTCTCCCAGTTGCTCCCGTCCGGCGGGTTGTTGTTGTGGTTTCCGTCCCTGTGGTGGACGGTGAGCAGGTGGACGTTCGTGGCGTCGAACTCCCGGCCGCACTTGGCGCAAATCCACCCGTGGATGGCGAGCGACCGTTCCCTGTAGCTTTCCTGCCGCGCCCGGCGCGCCTCGCGGATGACGCTTTCTACGTCGACGGGACGCTTTCGTTTCGATCTCGGACGAAAACTCCAGGGCATGGAAGCTAGCCTCGCTCTCGTGTGTTCACGACTTCCTCTCTTATACCGCGATCTGCACCTCTCGTTGAGAGAGAGCGACCGAGGCGCACGAAGCCCCCCGGACGCGACGGAGCGCGTCCCTCCGGGTGGGAGGCGTT
This Candidatus Binatia bacterium DNA region includes the following protein-coding sequences:
- the vapC gene encoding ribonuclease VapC, which encodes MVIDTSALLAIFQNEPERRVFNEAIENAASCVMSAATFVETSIVIEARYGAEGLRYLDLFLSKAGIELVAVDGQQAHVARHAYFRFGKGRHAAGLNFGDCFSYALAKVLDVPLLYKGADFARTDIRAVATSVST
- a CDS encoding antitoxin VapB30 encodes the protein MALNIRNPEAERLAAAVAKLAGETKTEAVIRSLRERLARLRRERAQRRLADELDEIALECAALPVRDRRPADDIIGYDERGLPR
- a CDS encoding 6-aminohexanoate-cyclic-dimer hydrolase yields the protein MSDELAFLDATAQADLVRRGEVSPAELVDRAIERIEKLDPQLNAVITPLFEKARKQARDPNLPRGPFRGVPFLLKDLVCQSAGDPYHCGMKVLRERGWISDHDTYLAARFRAAGFVFLGKTNVPELGPIPTTEPEAYGPTRNPWDTARSPLGSSGGSAAAVASGMVPVAHGNDGGGSIRIPASACGLVGLKPSRGRTSLGPDLGESWHGLVAEHVLARSVRDTAAILDAVAGPMPGDPYFAPPPARPFLLEVEAQPRPLRIGFWTEAPNRAVAVHPECKKAAESVATLLGSLGHRVEEAHPRALEEEEFQHHMATVVCCWTARDLDYWSGQLGRKLGPDDVEIYTWLVAERGKGIPASEYIASTQWFEAYSRRVAAWWEEGFDVLLTPTLAEPPPLLGDVKSTKENPDRGLVRGLPFVVFTAPFNVTGQPAISLPLHWTPEGLPVGVQFVAPYAREDLLLAIAGQLEKACPWKDRKPPVHA
- a CDS encoding HNH endonuclease encodes the protein MPWSFRPRSKRKRPVDVESVIREARRARQESYRERSLAIHGWICAKCGREFDATNVHLLTVHHRDGNHNNNPPDGSNWENLCVYCHEDEHSRGLLADYLEGDD